One Amycolatopsis thermophila DNA segment encodes these proteins:
- the menD gene encoding 2-succinyl-5-enolpyruvyl-6-hydroxy-3-cyclohexene-1-carboxylic-acid synthase, which translates to MNPSTAQAKVIVDELVRNTVSHVVLCPGSRNAPLSLALHDAAAAGRLQLHVRIDERGAGFLALGIAARTGRPVAVVCTSGTAAANFHPAVLEADRAGVPLIVLTADRPPELRAAGANQVIEQQRLYGNAVRYFDELAVAERRGGQNAYWRSQICRAWNAAYGEWRCGPVHLNVPFREPLVPDGDSEWFESLEGRPGGERWTELPDFGALPSFVVPSARCGLVIACDSGVRAASEWGEQHGWPVISETGGLGLLGSSAISSGVWLLGAEEFIRRHRPEQVLCLGRPTVFRQIQQLLSDADVEVLLVRPDSDWPAPAHNVRQVGQWFDSPTKPADPEWLAAWQRADAAATEALHTALRREQWPSGLRLASELVDALPPDALLVVGSSNPARDVALAGRMRPDVLVHRNRGVAGIDGTVSTAIGAASVHRGQAYALLGDLTFLHDVNGLLAGPPETRPDLTIVVLNDDGGGIFSLLEQGAPEHRDAFEHVFGTPHGADLAALCAGFGIPHVLAGTIGEFRDALRPTPGLRVVEVQVDRSRHRDLHARIRAAVSGALG; encoded by the coding sequence GTGAATCCGTCGACCGCACAGGCCAAGGTCATCGTGGACGAGCTCGTCCGCAACACCGTCTCGCACGTGGTCCTCTGCCCGGGCTCGCGCAACGCCCCGTTGTCGCTGGCGCTGCACGACGCGGCCGCCGCCGGGCGCCTCCAGCTGCACGTCCGCATCGACGAACGGGGCGCGGGCTTCCTCGCGCTCGGCATCGCCGCCCGCACCGGCCGCCCGGTCGCCGTGGTCTGCACGAGCGGCACCGCGGCGGCGAACTTCCACCCCGCGGTCCTGGAGGCCGACCGGGCCGGGGTGCCGTTGATCGTGCTGACCGCCGACCGCCCGCCGGAGCTGCGGGCCGCGGGCGCGAACCAGGTGATCGAGCAGCAGCGGCTGTACGGCAACGCGGTGCGCTACTTCGACGAGCTGGCCGTCGCCGAGCGGCGCGGCGGCCAGAACGCGTACTGGCGCAGCCAGATCTGCCGGGCGTGGAACGCGGCGTACGGCGAGTGGCGGTGCGGCCCGGTCCACCTGAACGTCCCGTTCCGGGAGCCGCTGGTGCCCGACGGCGACAGCGAGTGGTTCGAGTCGCTGGAGGGGCGCCCGGGCGGGGAGCGCTGGACCGAGCTGCCGGACTTCGGCGCGCTGCCGTCGTTCGTGGTGCCCTCGGCGCGCTGCGGGCTGGTGATCGCGTGCGACAGCGGGGTGCGCGCGGCGAGCGAGTGGGGTGAGCAGCACGGCTGGCCGGTGATCTCCGAGACCGGTGGCCTGGGGCTGCTCGGGTCGTCGGCGATCTCGTCCGGCGTGTGGCTGCTCGGCGCCGAGGAGTTCATCCGGCGGCACCGGCCCGAGCAGGTGCTGTGCCTCGGGCGGCCGACGGTGTTCCGGCAGATCCAGCAGCTGCTGTCGGACGCCGACGTCGAGGTGCTGCTGGTCCGCCCGGACTCGGACTGGCCGGCGCCCGCGCACAACGTGCGGCAGGTCGGGCAGTGGTTCGACTCGCCGACCAAACCGGCCGACCCGGAGTGGCTCGCCGCGTGGCAGCGCGCGGACGCCGCCGCCACGGAGGCGCTGCACACGGCGTTGCGGCGCGAGCAGTGGCCGAGCGGGCTGCGGCTGGCGTCCGAGCTGGTCGACGCCCTGCCGCCGGACGCGCTGCTGGTCGTCGGCTCGTCGAACCCGGCGCGCGACGTCGCGCTGGCCGGTCGGATGCGGCCGGACGTCCTGGTGCACCGCAACCGCGGCGTGGCCGGCATCGACGGCACGGTCTCGACCGCGATCGGCGCGGCCTCGGTGCACCGCGGGCAGGCGTACGCGCTGCTGGGCGACCTGACGTTCCTGCACGACGTGAACGGCCTGCTGGCCGGACCGCCGGAAACCCGCCCCGATCTGACGATCGTGGTGCTCAACGACGACGGCGGCGGGATCTTCTCGCTGCTGGAGCAGGGCGCGCCCGAGCACCGGGACGCGTTCGAGCACGTCTTCGGCACCCCGCACGGCGCCGATCTCGCGGCGCTGTGCGCCGGGTTCGGCATCCCGCACGTGCTCGCCGGCACGATCGGGGAGTTCCGCGACGCGCTGCGCCCCACCCCCGGCCTGCGGGTCGTGGAGGTGCAGGTGGACCGGTCCCGGCACCGCGACCTGCACGCCCGCATCCGCGCCGCCGTGTCGGGCGCTCTCGGTTGA